One Hydrogenophaga crassostreae genomic region harbors:
- a CDS encoding GlxA family transcriptional regulator: protein MNPSHTPTIVLLAAESTSPSVLYGLFDVLYSVGAVFLDMTVGKPGPESMEVKIVSKDGLPFRCIGGIAVEPHAAIFDIRNADAVVVCDMYNPIDLAPIGQYPEFTTWLQVMHKQGALISSVCSGTLVLAEAGLLNGREAAAHWAYGELFAEHYPDIRMRKDSVLCLSEVDDRIVTAGGVTSWQDLALYLIARFCGHRQACETAKVHLLAGHEDGQLPFAAMNRRVGAEDKVVSQCQSWIADNYALPNPVRVMAERAGLNTRTLSRRFQAATGHSPIGYVQGLRVEEAKRMLEDDVASIDDVGVAVGYDDPASFRRLFRRKTGLSPAAYRKKFACIRSFDRAPPR from the coding sequence ATGAATCCATCGCACACCCCGACCATCGTTTTACTGGCGGCGGAAAGCACCTCGCCATCCGTTCTGTATGGCTTGTTTGATGTGCTGTATTCCGTGGGTGCGGTGTTCCTGGACATGACCGTTGGCAAGCCGGGGCCCGAGTCCATGGAGGTAAAGATCGTTTCCAAGGACGGCCTGCCCTTCCGGTGCATTGGCGGCATCGCGGTCGAGCCCCATGCCGCCATCTTCGATATTCGCAACGCGGACGCGGTGGTGGTCTGCGACATGTACAACCCCATTGACCTGGCGCCGATCGGCCAATATCCGGAATTCACCACATGGCTGCAGGTCATGCACAAGCAGGGCGCGCTCATCAGCTCGGTGTGTTCCGGCACGCTGGTGCTGGCGGAAGCCGGGCTGCTGAATGGGCGCGAAGCTGCGGCACACTGGGCCTACGGCGAGCTTTTCGCAGAGCACTATCCGGACATCCGAATGCGCAAAGACAGCGTGCTTTGCCTGAGCGAGGTCGACGACAGAATCGTCACCGCTGGCGGTGTCACCTCGTGGCAGGATTTGGCGTTGTACCTGATTGCGCGTTTTTGTGGCCATCGGCAGGCCTGCGAAACAGCCAAAGTCCATTTGCTCGCTGGGCACGAAGACGGGCAACTGCCCTTCGCGGCCATGAACCGCCGGGTGGGCGCCGAAGACAAGGTGGTTTCGCAGTGTCAATCCTGGATAGCGGACAACTACGCCTTGCCCAACCCGGTTCGGGTCATGGCCGAACGCGCCGGATTGAATACCCGTACGTTGTCGCGCCGATTTCAAGCTGCAACAGGCCATTCACCGATTGGTTATGTGCAGGGTCTTCGGGTCGAAGAGGCCAAGCGCATGCTTGAGGATGACGTGGCCTCTATCGACGACGTCGGTGTGGCCGTTGGCTACGATGATCCTGCGTCTTTTCGTCGCCTGTTCCGTCGGAAGACCGGTCTCTCTCCGGCGGCATACCGCAAAAAATTTGCGTGCATCCGGTCGTTTGACAGGGCGCCGCCGCGTTAA